One window of Treponema denticola genomic DNA carries:
- a CDS encoding transposase — translation MVKYSKEFKEQALLLSEEIGVKKAAEQLGISYHTIADWRKVRSRKAKEERIASDKSPLNERELEMQREIQELKKANEILKDALGFFVVDRKK, via the coding sequence ATGGTCAAGTACAGTAAAGAATTTAAAGAACAGGCACTGCTATTGTCGGAAGAGATAGGAGTGAAAAAGGCAGCCGAGCAGCTGGGAATCAGTTATCACACGATTGCAGACTGGAGAAAAGTGAGAAGCCGAAAGGCGAAGGAAGAAAGAATCGCATCGGACAAAAGTCCGTTGAACGAGCGGGAACTTGAGATGCAGCGGGAAATACAGGAGCTGAAAAAAGCGAATGAAATCCTCAAGGACGCTCTCGGTTTTTTCGTCGTAGACCGGAAGAAGTAA
- a CDS encoding IS3 family transposase has protein sequence MWSIVKMCSTLKVSETGFYKWKRNRNKIKSWQLLLVEIHKILSEDPENDNYGIERIRLALEQRGIKVSRSTVIRAMRKGNLLHKSRRSPDGLTKADRKAQRPENLLKGDFSSDAPNKKWLTDITQVPCKDGKLYIAPIMDCFAGEIITVAMDDNMKKELCIRALKEAYELRKPDDGLIHHSDAGSQYTSEAYKSELARRHAIQSMSGVGKCYDNARMESFFATLKKEKLYRIDTTKLKREEVKKIVWRFIVYYNRRRITTMNLQGYPPMIYRELFEAGLLKPAA, from the coding sequence ATGTGGTCAATTGTGAAGATGTGCAGTACCCTAAAGGTGAGCGAGACGGGCTTTTACAAGTGGAAACGGAACCGTAACAAAATAAAAAGCTGGCAACTTCTTCTGGTCGAAATACACAAGATTCTTTCAGAGGATCCTGAAAACGATAACTACGGGATAGAAAGGATACGATTGGCACTTGAGCAGCGAGGTATAAAAGTTTCTCGCTCGACTGTAATAAGAGCGATGAGGAAGGGAAACCTGCTGCATAAGAGCAGAAGAAGTCCCGATGGGCTTACCAAAGCCGACAGAAAGGCGCAACGGCCTGAAAATCTTCTGAAAGGAGACTTTAGTTCAGATGCGCCTAACAAGAAATGGCTGACCGACATAACGCAGGTTCCGTGCAAAGACGGAAAACTGTATATTGCACCGATAATGGACTGCTTTGCAGGAGAGATAATCACAGTTGCAATGGACGATAACATGAAAAAAGAGCTTTGTATAAGAGCTCTAAAGGAGGCATACGAATTAAGAAAGCCGGATGATGGGCTCATACATCACAGTGACGCAGGCTCTCAATACACGAGCGAGGCATATAAAAGCGAATTGGCTCGCCGTCATGCAATTCAAAGCATGAGCGGTGTGGGAAAGTGTTATGATAATGCGAGGATGGAATCCTTTTTTGCGACGCTGAAGAAGGAGAAACTATACCGCATAGATACAACAAAATTAAAAAGGGAAGAAGTAAAGAAAATCGTCTGGAGGTTTATTGTCTACTACAACCGACGAAGGATTACCACAATGAATCTGCAAGGTTATCCTCCTATGATTTATCGGGAACTGTTTGAAGCCGGCTTATTAAAACCGGCAGCTTAA
- a CDS encoding Rpn family recombination-promoting nuclease/putative transposase: MSTSNRKYKDSVFVDLFSEDEKAKENFLSLYNALHGTNLQMSCPVENIRLDNVMYMNIINDVSCLVDNKIIVLAEHQSTINENMPLRFLEYIARLYEKLQAPTDRYLRKLSKIPTPEFYVFYNGTEDYPETTVLKLSDAFITKPEQVPLELTVQVLNINTDKANKVLTACKPLEEYSRFVEEVRKQTQLDSENGFTNAVKICIEKGILKEYLQRKSREVINMLVAEYDYDTDIAVQRAEEREIAFTEGIEQGIKRGFSDGVIKTALAFKKMGIPIAKIAEGTGLTQAEVEKL, encoded by the coding sequence ATGAGTACTTCAAACAGAAAATATAAGGACTCGGTGTTTGTCGACCTTTTCAGTGAAGATGAAAAGGCAAAAGAGAATTTTTTATCACTCTATAATGCCTTGCATGGAACGAATTTGCAAATGTCTTGTCCTGTAGAAAACATAAGGCTCGATAATGTTATGTATATGAACATAATCAACGATGTTTCCTGCCTTGTAGACAATAAGATTATCGTCCTTGCAGAGCACCAATCGACGATAAACGAAAATATGCCTTTGCGCTTTTTAGAATACATAGCAAGGCTCTACGAAAAACTGCAAGCACCGACTGATAGGTATTTAAGAAAGCTGTCTAAAATCCCCACGCCGGAATTCTACGTTTTCTATAACGGTACGGAAGACTACCCTGAAACTACGGTTCTAAAACTTTCCGATGCCTTTATAACAAAGCCCGAACAAGTGCCGCTGGAGTTGACGGTGCAAGTGCTCAACATCAACACGGACAAAGCAAATAAAGTCTTAACAGCCTGCAAACCGCTTGAAGAATACAGCCGCTTTGTAGAGGAAGTGAGAAAGCAAACCCAACTCGACAGCGAAAACGGTTTTACCAATGCGGTAAAGATATGCATAGAAAAAGGAATATTAAAAGAATATTTACAGAGAAAATCACGGGAGGTAATAAACATGTTAGTAGCCGAATACGATTATGATACGGATATAGCCGTACAACGAGCAGAAGAACGGGAAATAGCCTTTACCGAGGGTATTGAACAGGGTATTAAGCGAGGCTTTTCCGATGGAGTAATAAAAACAGCTTTGGCTTTTAAGAAAATGGGTATACCGATAGCAAAAATCGCTGAAGGTACCGGGCTTACTCAAGCGGAAGTAGAAAAATTATAA